A part of Gadus morhua chromosome 17, gadMor3.0, whole genome shotgun sequence genomic DNA contains:
- the rnf175 gene encoding RING finger protein 175, translating into MLYKQTGPPDDLLKMTQRENWKLQHERLHVKHRGHEAMHAEMVLILIATLLVAQVVLVQWKQRHTRSYNLVTLLQMWAVPLYFTIKLYWWRFLSMWGLFSLVTSYVLFRATRKPLSCHTPRMVYKWFLLIYKLSYAVGVLGYVAIMLTMFGFNVFLRVKAEDSMDVGVIMLFYGLYYGVMGRDFAEICSDYMASTIGYYNRDGMPSRSLTADICAVCGQPILVDLDQEGIIEDTYQLSCNHIFHEFCIRGWCIVGKKQTCPYCNEKVDMKRMMNNPWEKTHLLYGQLLDWLRYLVAWQPIIIGIVHGINFSLGLE; encoded by the exons ATGCTTTATAAACAGACGGGACCTCCGGACGACCTGTTAAAGATGACTCAAAGGGAGAATTGGAA GTTGCAGCATGAGCGGCTCCACGTCAAGCACCGCGGGCATGAGGCCATGCACGCGGAGATGGTGCTTATCCTCATCGCGACCCTGCTAGTGGCGCAGGTGGTGCTTGTGCAGTGGAAACAGCGGCACACGCGCTCCTACAAT ctGGTGACTCTGCTCCAGATGTGGGCAGTGCCTCTCTACTTTACCATCAAGCTGTACTGGTGGAGGTTCCTCTCCATGTGGGGGCTCTTCTCCCTAGTCACCAGCTACGTCCTCTTCAGAGCCACGCGGAAACCCCTGTCCTGCCACACCCCCAG gatGGTGTATAAGTGGTTCCTGCTTATCTACAAGCTGAGCTACGCTGTGGGGGTTCTGGGCTACGTGGCTATCATGCTCACCATGTTCGGCTTCAACGTCTTCCTCAg GGTGAAGGCTGAGGACTCCATGGATGTGGGAGTGATCATGTTGTTCTATGGTCTGTACTACGGTGTTATGGGCCGGGACTTTGCAGAGATCTGTTCTGACTACATGGCCTCTACCATTGGG TACTATAACAGGGACGGTATGCCCAGCAGAAGTCTGACAGCCGACATCTGTGCAGTGTGTGGGCAACCCATTCTGGTTGACCTGGATCAGGAGGGAATTATAGAAGATACCTACCAACTGTCCTGCAACCACAT ATTCCACGAGTTCTGTATCCGCGgctggtgcattgtgggtaagaaGCAGACGTGTCCGTACTGCAACGAGAAGGTAGAcatgaagaggatgatgaacAACCC CTGGGAGAAGACCCACTTGCTCTATGGCCAGCTGCTTGACTGGCTCAGGTACCTGGTGGCCTGGCAACCCATCATCATTGGAATCGTGCACGGAATCAACTTCTCCCTGGGCCTAGAATAG